The Euphorbia lathyris chromosome 3, ddEupLath1.1, whole genome shotgun sequence genome contains a region encoding:
- the LOC136221598 gene encoding uncharacterized protein, whose protein sequence is MLLRIEKQCDVSFHETQADFANITTAGHKTQNASSAATKNYRSTSNSSNSRTGFKRKEDKFCHHCKKGGHEKHECFHLNGYPEWYKGKKVSGVQGSRNQQANFTQEGSTPLDNIDSDSDDSGNTQMVKQLVQKEISKLMKGKTIDSGGGTGADFSAFAGACAGPEF, encoded by the coding sequence ATGTTATTGCGCATTGAAAAACAATGCGATGTCAGTTTTCATGAAACACAAGCAGACTTTGCTAATATTACTACTGCAGGGCACAAAACACAAAATGCAAGTTCTGCAGCAACAAAGAACTACAGATCTACTTCTAATTCGTCTAATTCTCGCACAGGATTCAAGCGAAAGGAGGATAAATTTTGTCATCATTGTAAGAAAGGAGGACATGAAAAGCATGAATGTTTTCATTTGAATGGTTATCCGGAGTGGTACAAGGGAAAAAAAGTTTCAGGAGTTCAAGGATCTCGAAATCAACAGGCCAATTTTACTCAAGAAGGATCTACTCCACTTGATAATATAGATTCAGATTCAGATGATTCTGGTAACACACAAATGGTCAAACAGTTAGTGCAGAAGGAAATCAGCAAATTAATGAAAGGCAAAACAATTGATTCTGGTGGAGGAACTGGTGCAGATTTTTCTGCTTTTGCAGGTGCTTGTGCAG